The Canis lupus baileyi chromosome 29, mCanLup2.hap1, whole genome shotgun sequence genomic interval ccctgggctCTCATCATCATCTCACCAGACCAGGCTCTCTCATCATCATCTCACCAGACCAAGCCACCTCTCAGATCACTTTACACTCCCCAAGCCCCCTCACAACCTCTTATCTTTGGCGGAAGCGAGTATAAGTTTTTTATGCTCATACTCAAGGGCTTCCCTGATTTGACTCCCCAACCACTAACGTCCTCTGTCCCATGGTCACCACATCACCCTATCGTCATCTTCTGCTGGTCATGGCCTAGGGTTATGTGGGTAATGGACTTCACAGCTCTAGGCACCACTCACACAGTAGTCCCAACCCATGTAGCCTACGTGGagctccttcatttttttttttaagattttaattatttattcatgagagacacacacagagagaggcagagacacaggcagagggagaagcaggctctacgcagggagcccgatgtgggactccatcccaggactccgggatcaagccctgagccagaggcagacgctcaactgctgagccacccaggcaccccatggagGCCCTTCTTGTACCCCACAGTCAAGCTGAACTTCTGTCTATCCATTATTCCACCTCACCCTCGGAGCAGTTTCCTCCCAATGTTCCTGAGGTTCTCTGCATTTATCCTTAAGAgtaaaagtaaatgaaacaaaCCAAAAGGGGCCAGGGTAAATGCCACTGCCTCCAAGAAGCCACCTCCAGTCTTCGCACCCTCCTCTGAGACCCCTTCTGCCCCATCACCAGTGGTTCGTTTCTTTGCAGGGGGGCAAAGCCACTCATGCCAGGCTCCCTCCCACTGGGGCACATGACTCATTCTGCCCCTCGTTTCCCACTAGACTGACTTCTGAAGGATCCAGAACAGGGTCTTTGTCATTGTGCCCCCACTGCCCAGTATAGGGTGTAGCATTTAGTAGGTGCTAAATGCAAGTTTGTGGACTTGAAATGTGGACAATTGTGACTGATTCTGTGCGGTTATATGTATCTCTCTCCAGAACAAAGGGGGTGTATTTTTGACAAGGGTATATGTGGGTCCCTGTAACTTTGTGTGTGGTTTAGGGCcacatagtttatattttatttccggGTATTTATGAATATCTCACTCTGACCACCAGGGCTTGCggtgtctctgtgtctatctatTCCTGTCTCCGATCCTCCGTGGGTCTCCCTGAATTAGTACGTGTCTCCCTTTCACCACCAGGGGGCGGTGTGCTGCCCATAAAGGGTGGCTCCAAGTGTGCAGTTTACCAGTTTTTCTGCGTTGGTGGGGTGTGGCGGGTGGCGTGCGGGCAGTGCCAGGCAGAAgggcctccacctcccacccccgggTACTGACTGGAGAGGCTTTCTGTAGAGCCACCCTTTCCCCAAGGTCCCCATTCCAGCCACGAACAAAGCCTAATTGGTAGGTCTCTGAGGGCACCTCTGCTGGGCGGGCCAGGCCCGCAGCCCAGTGTTTGGCTCCCAGTCCTTCTTTCTGcttgggaggtgggggcggggaggagagtCCGCTCCCTGCGCATCCTTTTCCGGCACCAGCGCAGGCAGGAGCCAGACTTCTCAGGTTCCAGTGCCTCTTCACACTTCCTTATCCCAGTGGCCTAGGGCAAAGTCCTTCCaatttgagcctcagtttcctcatctgtaaaacaagaaaaatcaacGTCACCTCTCAGGGTTGCTGAACGCGAGACCATAGGTAAAAGGCTTACAAAAGTGCGGGTTccagagctgctgctgctgctgctgctgttgtagGTCTGGTACTACAATTGCAGGCTTCCTCCTCGTCACCAACTTCAGCCCATCCCGGGACAGCCCGGGGATGGGGAGGAGCTTTCCTAACTGTGGGGAACCCCACACATGCCCCAGCAGCACCCCCAGCTGTCTGACCTGGGGTGCCTCTCTCTGCAGTACGTGCATGAGGGCGGCGTGGAGGACCTGGTGAGGCCCCTGCTGGCCATTCTGGACAGGCCCGCGAAGCTGCTGCTCCTGAGGGACATCAGGTGGGGTGGAGGTTGTGGGGAACACTTGGGGGGGGACAGAAAAGGGACCTCTGATAACTCCCTGTATGTATTGTCACCTGGCCCTCCCACAGGAGTGTGGTGGCCTCCACGGACCTCGGCCGCTTTGATAGCATGGTGATGCCCGTGGAGCTGGAGGCTTTTGAGGCCCTCAAGGGCCAGGCAGGTcagtggctgggggtggggatgggaataGGGTCTCCCAGTGGAGGGGGTGCAGAGATGACCTCCAGCTGTGTCTGTCAGGGAGCGCTCCCCACTCAGCCCACAGGGGCCCTGCCTCTGATGGGATCTCCTCTCCCAACAGTGCGGCCTCCTGCCTTGCGACCAGCCCGGCAGGACACACCACCCAAGCGTCACCTGGTCACACCTGTGCCTGGTCAGTCAGAGtctgggagcctggggagggggcacacTGTAGGGGTCCTGGGGAGAATGGGCCTtctgtccctgcccccccccacgtAGGGTGTTGTGGCCCTGGGTGAGGGACTCTGCCTGGGTTTGAGGGTACTAATACTTTAAAGCTTTCTATTGCAATATGTGTCTTAGAAAAACTATGACTTGCACACCAGACTGGTAATTTCTCACAGATTATTGCATAGACTAGATTTAAAAAGTGAGTGGGTTTAAAACCaattattaagtaaataatgGTACAGGTGGTGAGTAGATGCGATAAGCATGGCCCCAGTGGACAAGGGATTTCCTTCAGGGAACCAGACAATCTTCTGAAGCCACAAGATTGAAGAGCCTGAGCAAGTGCAAACTTGGGTTTCCTGGGCCCAAACCAATGAAGGCAAGGACTGGAGCCTGGCAAGGTGGTCTGGGCTGGTGAGGAGGGGCAGCCTGACCTTGGCCCTCTTCCCCCAGACAGTCGTGGAGGTTTCTACCTGCTGCCTGTGAACggcttctcagaggaggaagaggatgggaAACTGAGGGAGCGGCTGGGGGGCCTCCAGCTCTCCCTGGgtgcctctgctccccaccacgCTCATAAAGGGATACCCCCTCTCCAAGACGTGCCAGTAGATGCCTTCACCCCACACCGAAGCACCTGCACCCCCCGTCCCCAGCCACCCCCTGTCGCTCCCCGGCCCCCAAGGCCTAACTGGCTGCTGACAGAACCCCTGACCCCAGAGGACCCTCGGcagagccagggccagggccagggccctgCCCAGAGCCGCAGCCGCAGCCACAGCCGCAGCCGCAGTCGTAGCCGGGGCCGGGGCAAGTCCCCAGGACGCAGGCACTCCCCATCCCCAGCACCTGTCCCCACCCCGAGCACAGCCAGTGGGCGCTACCACAAGCCTCGGAAGGCCAGGCCCCCTCTGCCACGACCTGTGGCAGGACAGGTGGCCAAGGCGGGAGGCCATCAAGGCCCTTCTGAGAACGTAACTGGCGGGACAGCCAGGAAGGTAGCCGAGAAGGCCCCTGGCGGGGAGCTGAGGACAGTCACACTGTCCAAGATGAAACAGTCCTTGGGTGAGTCCAGGTGGGATTGGGCCTGGTGGGTGGGACTCTTGGGTTTGGGTGAGTTTCCTGGGCTTGGGTTTGGGGCACAACTAGGGGGTCTGGGCTGAGGAAAAGATTTGGATATGGGGGTATATTTGGGAGGTTCTAGATTAGGAGGTGGGGGAACTAGAGGATTTTTGGAGTCGAAGACTGAGTAGTAACAGAATTTGGGGATTTGGGAGAAGTTGGGGCCTGGACTTGGTGTTGGGGTCCTGGGTTTCTTCAGGGAGCTTTGGCTTGAGGCGTGTGACTGCATGCTCATCCAGTGCTTCTCTCTCACTAGGCATCAGCATTTCTGGGGGCATTGAGTCCAAGGTGCAGCCCATGGTGAAGATAGAAAAGATCTTCCCTGGGGGGGCTGCCTTCCTCAGTGGGGCCCTGCAGGTGGGTGAAGAGCACCCAAGCCCACTCCTGAGGCCCAGAGCTGAATTCTGGCGGGGGTGGGGCTGGAACAAGCTCATCTTCCAGCCAGACAGGTTTAGACCAGGTCatgggaggaggctggggtgCAGAGGGGTCAGGCCTGCAAGATGAACAAGCCTATGGAGAAATCTGTCCCCTCACTCCAGCCTGGGCCTGAGGGTGGCTCATCCTGTTCCACCCCTAGCCCCAAAGGACAAAGGGCCATTGTCCATGCTTCACCCTGCCCCCAACAGCTCCAGGCACAAAAGTCCCATTGTCCATCCCCTCCACCCAGATGAAGAGGAGTGTCCTAACTGGTGGAGGTGAGAGGTTGGGTGGTGGGATGACTCGAGAACAGAGGGCTGTGATTTTCCCACCCCCATCCTAGGCTGGCTTCGAGCTTGTGGCAGTGGATGGAGAGAGCCTGGAGCAGGTGACCCACCAGCGAGCAGTAGATACCATCCGCCGAGCTTACCGTAACAAGGCTCGGGAGCCCATGGAGCTTGTAGTCAGGGTCCCTGGGACCAGCCCACTACCCTTATCCCCTGACTTGCCAGCCCTCACCGATCAGTGCCTTCCTGCTGACCATTCCCCTGCCCGCTGACCCCTCCCACTGCCTCCCAGAACCTTCCATTAATTGCTCTGCCCACCAACACCAAGATCCCTCCCACTGATGCCAGGCTCCTCTATCAAACTGCCAGCCCCATCCCTTCTTCAGCTCTCCAGACTCCTGATACTAACCCGACTCTCCCCATCCATGCTGTGACTCTTCCCACTGACTTCAGATCCTCTCACTGACTCCTTAGGATCCTCCTGCTATCTTCCAGaccttacctgctaacctccttggGACTCAGGAACCTCTCACTGTTTCTTGACTTGCCTCTTCTCAAAGCTCCCCACTTTTTTCCGTCTCCAGCTATCACTGAGGCTCCGTCCTTTCCAGATAAACTTGATGTCAAGGACAAGGTGCTACTGGATAGCTTGTGTCACCTGCtcactgccccccacctcccagggcagGGAGACGTTGGAAGAAAGCCAAGGTCTGGAGCCTGGGATTGGTGGACACTTTCTCATGTCCCCTATAGTGCCCCTAAGCACTGAGGGACATGGGCTCTCAGATAGGGCCTTGAGGGGTCACTGTATCCATCCCCCAGCCCCAAGCAGCGTTCTGTGCAAGGAACAGGATGGAAGTCTTTTCTAGTTTCTCAAACCCTGAGACAATTTCATGTCATGGTCCACTAGGACCTCACACTTTCTACTGGATTTATCCTTCCCCCATCACTCTTTATCTCCCCATGACCTCTATGAGGGATAAGGGAATATCCAGGGAATATGAGGAGTTAAGGATAGGGAAGGTCAAAGCAGTTCCCATAGTCTTTACCTAGCAcactcatctttttttaaaaacaaaaaaattttttaatttttttcctttgggtttgTACAAGAAATTTACAGTGTGGAAAAATATACAAGTGAAAATGAGGCCATAAacctgggtgtggggaggggccaCTTGGTcacaaacacaaataaacaaGACAATTTTGAGTTCTTCCTTTGGTCTGACTACAGCCCCCTCACTCCAggagagaggctgcagagctggaGCCTGGGGATCAGACCCCAGTCCCAGCCCTGTCCCCCGACacgggcagggtgggggcaggcacATCTGAAGCAGCTGGCGCAGTCTGGGTCTCTCTGGCTTTGGGGTAGGGAAGAGTGTGGAAATGAGGGAGATGAGGGAgccccctcctcttcccagccCCCTGGCATCCGGGGAGTAATGCTGTTGGCAGACTGGCAATGGCAGTAGAAGTGGGGGTGAAATGGGTCAAGTGAGTAGGAGCCTCAGCGTGACAGTGAAACGGGGACCTTCAAGGAGTTTGATCTCGCCCATCCGGGTCACAGGGCAGCTCCAAGTTCttggcagaggcccagaggcctgGAACCCAGGGGACAAGCAGCTCTGGGGCTCTCAGACTTTGGGGACCTCAGCAGACCTGAggctcctgcccccactcccctgcAGTAGACCTCCCTCAGATCTGGGAGGCCAAGGGCCCTAGATTTCCGTGGCGGTGATCTCCTCCAGGCAGATGCAGGGGGAAGGCTCGGCCAGGCCCAGGTCAGCAAGCTCCCGGGCCTCCAGCTCCAGGCTGAGCTGCTGTAGCTCCTGCTCCAGCTGCCGGTTGCGCCGGTACATCTGGATGTAGTTGTGCTGCAGCTGCTTCTGGTAGCGGATCACCTGCTCCTTCTCCGCCTGCCAGGCCAGCCGCTCCCCCTCGAAGCTGTCCCGCTGCTCCTCACCCCGCCGCCGCTCTCGCTGCAGCTCTGCCCGCAGCCGCTCCACCTGGGCCCGCAGGCTGCCCCCGACCCCAGCGGCAGCCCGCTGCACCTTGGCCTCATCGCTCTCTGCCAGGAGGAAGGGATCAGCGGTGGCAGGGGGCACGTGAGGTTCCCGGAGCCCGGCCGCCTCGGTGTCCAGCTGGCCGGCTTTCTCTCGGAGCCGCTCGGCCTCCTGGCGGTGCCGCTGCAGCTCCTGGGAACAggcctccagctccagctcccgaGCCCGGGCCGCCTCCTGCAGGCCCCGAGCCCGGCCCTCGCTGACCCGTAGTGCAGCTCGGGCCTCTCGCAGTGCCACCCGCAGGGCCACCAGCTCGCTGCCCTTCTGCACCAGCTCTGCCTGGGATTCCTTCAGCTGCTGCTTCAGCAGGGAGATCTCACCTGACTTCTGGCACACCTAGGGATGGGAGGGGATCAGGAAGGATGGTGAG includes:
- the LZTS2 gene encoding leucine zipper putative tumor suppressor 2 isoform X3, producing MAIVQTLPVPLEPAPEATTAPQAPAMGSVSSLISGRPCPGGPAPPRHHGPPGPTFFRQQDGLLRGGYEAQEPLCPAVPPRKAVPSTSFTYINEDFRTESPPSPSSDIEDAREQRARNAHLRGPPPKLIPVSGKLEKAYEERQRPWPREREALRDDGFTQAQRAQRAQQLLQLQVFQLQQEKRQLQDDFAQLLQEREQLERRCATFEREQRELGPRLEETKWEVCQKSGEISLLKQQLKESQAELVQKGSELVALRVALREARAALRVSEGRARGLQEAARARELELEACSQELQRHRQEAERLREKAGQLDTEAAGLREPHVPPATADPFLLAESDEAKVQRAAAGVGGSLRAQVERLRAELQRERRRGEEQRDSFEGERLAWQAEKEQVIRYQKQLQHNYIQMYRRNRQLEQELQQLSLELEARELADLGLAEPSPCICLEEITATEI